The Hahella sp. HNIBRBA332 genome window below encodes:
- a CDS encoding (Fe-S)-binding protein translates to MQRAYPEKPEQVYFFGTCLIDLFYPEAGMAGIQLLEREGVKVIYPQQQSCCGQPAYNSGYDNEARKVAAAQIACLNEDLPVVVPSASCADMLRHHYPDLFAATPLHKQALNLAARTYELTEFLVHVCKVQLVDHGPAATVAIHNSCSAQRGMKTAQDAISLLRQMRNVAIVQQERASECCGFGGTFAVKAPDISNAMVQDKCDNLLATGANDLVSGDCGCLMNISGALEKRKDKIPAQHIASFIWERTQ, encoded by the coding sequence ATGCAACGAGCTTATCCGGAAAAACCCGAGCAGGTGTATTTTTTCGGCACCTGCCTCATTGATCTGTTCTACCCCGAAGCGGGTATGGCGGGCATTCAATTGCTTGAACGCGAAGGCGTCAAGGTGATCTATCCACAGCAGCAGTCCTGCTGCGGCCAGCCCGCCTATAACTCAGGCTACGATAATGAGGCGCGCAAGGTAGCGGCGGCGCAAATCGCCTGTCTGAACGAAGACTTGCCGGTAGTGGTTCCATCCGCCTCCTGCGCGGATATGTTGCGCCATCACTACCCGGATCTGTTCGCCGCTACGCCCCTTCACAAGCAAGCGCTGAATTTGGCGGCGCGCACCTATGAGCTCACTGAGTTTCTGGTGCATGTCTGCAAAGTGCAGCTTGTGGATCATGGGCCTGCCGCCACTGTGGCCATCCACAACTCCTGTAGCGCTCAGCGTGGTATGAAAACAGCGCAAGACGCCATCTCCCTGCTGCGTCAAATGCGCAACGTGGCGATCGTTCAACAGGAGCGCGCCTCGGAATGTTGCGGGTTTGGCGGCACGTTCGCCGTGAAAGCGCCGGACATTTCCAATGCGATGGTGCAGGATAAATGCGACAACCTGCTCGCCACCGGCGCCAATGATCTGGTTTCTGGCGACTGTGGCTGTCTGATGAATATCAGCGGCGCTCTGGAAAAACGCAAAGATAAAATCCCGGCGCAACATATCGCTTCCTTTATATGGGAGCGTACGCAATGA
- a CDS encoding LutB/LldF family L-lactate oxidation iron-sulfur protein → MSRFEPATVNLEFDKRVSDALQDQELRANFRGAMDFLVGKRAAMFPDKEDLEALRAQGEAIRNRCLSQLPELLEQFEQRCTENGIQVHWAETAQEANAIILEIMHKHDATRMVKGKSMASEEIGLNHFLADHGVECLETDMGEYIVQLADETPSHIIMPAIHKNKQQIARLFNQKIEGVEYSEDVDRLIGIGRDVLRQKFFEADVGLSGVNFAVAETGTLCLVENEGNGRMTTTIPPVHIALCGIEKVVESLQDIPPLLRLLTRSATGQAITTYFNMISSPRKPDEKDGPREVHVVLLDNGRSRIYADKQLQETLRCIRCGACMNHCPVYTRIGGHAYGTTYPGPIGQVVSPQIWGLHTAGAITKACSLNGACGEACPVKIPLADLIRRLRYESNNSEPTPVPGPRGQGSLRKRPEAITWKLWALLSRKPGLYKLVLFLATRLRALAPKHIGPWTRYRSAPRPAARSLHELAAQRSQSNASSQEHGRHE, encoded by the coding sequence ATGAGCCGCTTCGAGCCCGCCACGGTCAATCTGGAATTCGACAAGCGCGTCAGCGACGCCCTGCAAGACCAGGAGTTACGCGCCAATTTCCGCGGCGCCATGGACTTCCTGGTGGGCAAACGCGCCGCCATGTTTCCCGATAAGGAGGATCTGGAAGCCTTGCGCGCCCAAGGCGAGGCTATCCGCAATCGCTGTCTGAGCCAGCTTCCTGAGCTACTGGAGCAATTCGAGCAACGCTGCACGGAGAACGGCATACAGGTGCACTGGGCGGAGACGGCGCAGGAGGCCAACGCCATCATTCTGGAAATCATGCACAAGCATGACGCCACCAGGATGGTGAAAGGAAAATCCATGGCGTCGGAGGAGATTGGGCTCAATCATTTCCTGGCTGATCATGGCGTCGAGTGCCTGGAAACGGACATGGGCGAATACATCGTCCAGCTGGCGGACGAAACGCCCTCACACATCATCATGCCCGCGATTCACAAGAACAAGCAGCAAATCGCCCGCCTGTTCAACCAGAAAATAGAGGGGGTGGAGTACAGCGAAGACGTCGACCGCTTGATCGGCATCGGCCGCGATGTGTTGAGGCAGAAATTTTTTGAGGCGGATGTTGGTTTGTCTGGCGTGAATTTCGCCGTGGCGGAGACCGGCACGCTCTGTCTGGTGGAAAATGAAGGCAATGGTCGCATGACCACCACCATACCGCCCGTGCATATCGCGCTTTGCGGCATTGAAAAAGTGGTCGAGTCGCTACAGGACATCCCTCCCCTGCTGCGCCTGCTTACCCGCTCGGCTACCGGACAGGCCATCACCACCTATTTCAATATGATCAGCAGCCCGCGCAAACCCGATGAAAAAGACGGTCCACGGGAAGTACATGTCGTGCTGCTGGATAACGGACGTTCACGCATTTATGCGGATAAGCAACTGCAAGAGACTCTGCGTTGCATTCGTTGCGGCGCCTGTATGAATCACTGCCCGGTATACACCCGTATTGGCGGCCACGCGTATGGAACCACTTATCCCGGCCCTATCGGCCAAGTGGTCTCGCCGCAGATTTGGGGTTTGCACACAGCGGGCGCCATCACTAAGGCCTGCTCTCTCAATGGCGCCTGCGGAGAAGCCTGTCCGGTCAAGATTCCACTAGCCGACCTGATTCGTCGTCTGCGTTATGAATCCAACAACAGCGAGCCAACACCCGTTCCCGGCCCTAGAGGCCAAGGTTCATTACGCAAGCGCCCGGAAGCGATTACCTGGAAGTTATGGGCGCTGTTGTCGCGCAAACCTGGACTGTACAAACTCGTACTATTCCTCGCTACCCGGCTGCGCGCGCTGGCGCCCAAACACATCGGTCCCTGGACCCGCTATCGCAGCGCACCCAGACCCGCCGCACGCTCGCTACATGAGCTGGCGGCGCAGCGCTCTCAATCAAACGCCTCATCACAGGAGCACGGTCGGCATGAGTAG
- a CDS encoding lactate utilization protein, giving the protein MSSREAILNRLRTYRQPKPSQPAQAPAAASATLSIAEKVRLFTENLHAAHAEVITATQEDWTQRLLSFWRETGVHSVIYAPNTAHGQAIESAAHAYPELQLQAYEEDIETCKDRLFNHIQCGFGAAMAGIAETGTLMVKTGADEPRALSLVPPTHSLLIHAKDLYTDLPEALHQTRIETALPTNLLLISGPSKTADIQQTLAYGAHGPKRLVVVLIVAEESDHV; this is encoded by the coding sequence ATGAGTAGTCGCGAAGCCATCCTCAACCGTTTACGCACTTATCGCCAGCCCAAACCATCTCAACCCGCGCAGGCTCCCGCCGCCGCGTCGGCGACACTCAGTATCGCGGAGAAAGTGCGTCTGTTTACCGAAAACCTGCATGCGGCGCACGCTGAAGTGATCACGGCGACGCAAGAGGACTGGACGCAACGTCTTTTATCTTTCTGGAGGGAGACAGGCGTTCATAGCGTGATTTACGCACCGAACACAGCTCACGGACAGGCCATAGAATCCGCCGCGCATGCCTATCCCGAACTACAGCTACAGGCCTATGAAGAAGATATAGAAACCTGTAAAGACAGACTGTTCAATCATATTCAGTGCGGCTTTGGCGCCGCCATGGCGGGCATCGCTGAGACGGGAACCTTGATGGTGAAAACCGGCGCTGACGAGCCACGGGCGCTGTCATTGGTTCCTCCCACACACAGCCTTCTTATCCACGCCAAAGACTTGTATACGGATTTACCGGAAGCGCTTCATCAAACCCGGATCGAAACCGCGTTGCCCACAAACCTGCTGCTCATCTCCGGTCCGTCCAAAACCGCCGATATTCAGCAGACGCTGGCCTACGGCGCCCATGGCCCCAAGCGTTTAGTCGTGGTTCTGATTGTTGCGGAGGAAAGCGATCATGTCTGA
- a CDS encoding FAD-binding and (Fe-S)-binding domain-containing protein, whose translation MSESFTRFSQAVRQFIPAARVIDDPLRRLAYGTDASFYRLIPQLVLRVENEDEVIRLLQQADAHHIALTFRAAGTSLSGQAVTDSVLVQLQGWREHQIEENGARIRLQPGVIGAHANRYLAPFQRKIGPDPASINAAKIGGIAANNASGMCCGTQQNSYHTLAHIRAVTADGTVLDTADEGSRKTFAQTHGALLQGISNLRAEILANPELAAKIRHKYRLKNTTGYGINALLDFTDPVDILARLLIGSEGTLGFISAITYNTVADHPDKATSLVFFPDIHVACQAVSKLKASPVAAVELIDRRGLASVQNKPGTPEFVRDLPHGAAALLIESRAPDANMLDTQIEQIQQLLNEFPLLNQVPFSKDPHHCAQLWNLRKGLFPALGAARDVGTTVIIEDIAFPIEHLAEGVLELQRLFSEYDYPDALIFGHALEGNLHFVFSQEFSSDLAIERYRGLMDAVAQLVAVRFGGSLKAEHGTGRNMAPFVELEWGAEAYAVMRRIKDLFDPKGILNPGVIINDDPEAHLRHLKPLPAADPLIDRCIECGFCEPSCPSRELTLTPRQRIVASREIARLQASGEDAEQLRTLMDAYDYAGDDTCAACGLCALSCPVSINTGDLTRLHRQQKNAAQAGKAQWVAEHFSLLTKATRLGLGGADAMHRVLGAGAMSSLSQGARKLSGERMPLWHPFLPTAASSCRTSEKAADVVYFSSCASRTMGPARGDVETRSLTEACLHLLEKAGLNVRFPSNIGQLCCGLPFASKGFPDSARQKAEELAQALLASSEGGRLPVFCDASPCTQKLKEAIEQTEAGKKLKIYDSVEFIHDFVLDRLRIQKEDAPIAIHVTCSAQKMGIGDKLLAIAKRCCHQVVMPEHITCCGFAGDRGFSHPELNASALAPLKAQVQEKGCGEGFSNSRSCEIGLSLHAGVHYHSIVYLVDRVSEKLAEPASV comes from the coding sequence ATGTCTGAATCCTTCACCCGTTTCTCTCAGGCGGTGCGCCAGTTCATTCCCGCCGCCAGAGTGATTGACGATCCCCTGCGTCGTCTCGCCTATGGAACGGACGCAAGCTTTTATCGGTTGATTCCGCAACTGGTGTTGCGGGTGGAAAACGAAGACGAAGTCATCCGCTTGTTACAACAGGCTGACGCTCACCACATCGCGTTGACCTTCAGGGCGGCGGGCACCAGTCTGTCCGGTCAGGCAGTAACAGACTCGGTGCTGGTACAGTTACAGGGATGGCGAGAGCATCAGATTGAGGAGAATGGCGCCCGTATTCGCCTGCAACCGGGGGTGATCGGCGCTCACGCTAATCGCTACCTTGCTCCCTTTCAGCGCAAGATCGGTCCAGACCCAGCGTCCATCAATGCGGCGAAAATCGGCGGCATCGCAGCCAACAACGCCAGCGGTATGTGCTGCGGAACGCAACAGAATAGTTACCATACGCTGGCGCACATTCGCGCGGTGACGGCGGACGGAACTGTCCTGGATACTGCCGACGAGGGCTCCCGAAAGACGTTTGCGCAGACGCATGGCGCGCTGTTGCAAGGCATCTCGAATCTGCGCGCTGAAATCCTCGCCAATCCTGAGCTCGCGGCGAAAATTCGACACAAGTATCGCCTGAAAAATACAACCGGCTACGGCATCAATGCGCTTCTGGACTTTACCGACCCTGTGGATATTCTGGCGCGCTTGCTGATCGGCTCCGAAGGGACATTGGGATTCATCTCCGCCATTACTTACAACACTGTGGCGGATCATCCCGACAAAGCCACCTCCCTGGTGTTTTTTCCAGATATCCATGTCGCCTGTCAGGCCGTATCCAAACTGAAGGCCTCTCCTGTAGCAGCCGTGGAGCTGATTGATCGGCGTGGTTTGGCCTCAGTGCAGAACAAACCCGGCACGCCGGAGTTTGTACGCGACCTGCCTCACGGCGCGGCCGCTTTGTTGATCGAGTCACGCGCTCCTGACGCCAACATGTTGGACACACAGATCGAACAGATCCAGCAACTGCTCAATGAGTTTCCACTGCTCAACCAAGTTCCTTTCAGCAAAGACCCTCATCATTGCGCGCAGTTATGGAACCTGCGCAAAGGCCTGTTTCCCGCACTGGGCGCCGCCAGAGATGTTGGCACGACGGTTATCATCGAAGACATTGCTTTTCCGATTGAACACCTGGCGGAGGGGGTTCTGGAGCTGCAACGCCTGTTCTCCGAATACGACTACCCGGACGCGCTCATTTTCGGCCACGCTCTGGAGGGCAACCTACACTTTGTGTTTTCCCAGGAGTTTTCCTCTGATTTAGCCATTGAACGCTATCGCGGACTGATGGACGCTGTGGCGCAATTGGTGGCGGTGCGCTTTGGCGGCTCCCTGAAGGCCGAGCATGGCACAGGCCGTAACATGGCGCCGTTTGTTGAGTTGGAATGGGGGGCGGAAGCCTATGCTGTCATGCGTCGCATCAAAGACCTGTTCGACCCCAAAGGCATTCTGAATCCCGGCGTGATCATCAACGATGACCCGGAGGCTCATCTACGTCACCTGAAGCCGCTACCCGCGGCAGATCCGCTGATAGACAGGTGTATCGAGTGTGGATTCTGCGAGCCTTCCTGCCCTTCTCGCGAACTGACCTTAACGCCTCGTCAGCGTATCGTCGCCTCCCGGGAAATAGCCCGTCTACAGGCCAGCGGAGAAGACGCAGAACAATTACGGACACTAATGGACGCCTATGATTACGCCGGCGACGACACTTGCGCCGCGTGCGGATTATGCGCGCTAAGTTGTCCCGTGAGCATTAACACCGGCGACCTCACCCGTCTGCATCGCCAACAGAAAAACGCGGCGCAAGCGGGTAAAGCCCAATGGGTCGCCGAACACTTTTCACTGCTGACCAAAGCCACGCGTTTAGGGCTAGGCGGCGCCGACGCCATGCACCGGGTTTTAGGCGCCGGAGCGATGTCCTCGCTAAGCCAGGGCGCACGCAAACTAAGCGGGGAACGGATGCCGCTCTGGCACCCCTTTCTTCCCACCGCCGCCAGTTCGTGTCGGACTAGTGAAAAGGCGGCGGACGTGGTGTATTTCAGCAGTTGCGCTTCCCGCACCATGGGCCCCGCCCGGGGCGATGTGGAAACCCGCTCTCTCACGGAAGCCTGCCTGCACTTGTTGGAAAAGGCCGGCTTGAATGTTCGCTTCCCGTCCAATATCGGCCAACTTTGTTGTGGCCTGCCCTTCGCCAGCAAAGGGTTCCCCGACAGCGCCCGGCAAAAGGCCGAAGAGCTGGCGCAAGCGCTGCTGGCGTCCAGCGAAGGCGGACGACTCCCCGTCTTTTGCGACGCCAGCCCATGCACGCAGAAATTAAAGGAAGCGATTGAGCAAACCGAGGCAGGGAAGAAATTAAAGATTTACGACTCCGTTGAGTTTATCCACGACTTCGTGCTCGATCGCCTCAGAATTCAAAAAGAGGATGCGCCTATCGCCATCCATGTCACCTGCAGCGCGCAAAAAATGGGGATTGGCGACAAGCTTCTGGCGATCGCCAAACGCTGTTGTCATCAAGTGGTGATGCCGGAACATATCACCTGCTGCGGTTTCGCCGGCGACAGAGGCTTTAGTCACCCCGAATTGAATGCGTCAGCCTTGGCGCCGCTGAAAGCGCAAGTACAGGAAAAAGGATGCGGTGAAGGCTTCTCCAATAGCCGCAGCTGTGAAATCGGTTTATCACTGCATGCGGGCGTGCATTATCACAGCATTGTTTATCTGGTGGACAGAGTCAGCGAAAAACTGGCGGAGCCGGCAAGTGTATGA
- a CDS encoding PilZ domain-containing protein, producing the protein MSDAHEQDGRRSPRRNASWRTIVKTPDKKMYMGKIDNVSAHGYLFEFPIPLPVGATLIMKVEIVHHAKRWESIASVIVRHVVVRTSSYLVGVEITDIDDETAHFLNDYANGHV; encoded by the coding sequence ATGAGCGATGCTCATGAGCAGGATGGTCGACGCAGTCCCAGGCGGAACGCGTCATGGCGAACGATAGTCAAAACCCCCGACAAAAAGATGTACATGGGCAAAATCGATAACGTCTCCGCCCACGGCTACCTGTTTGAGTTCCCAATTCCGTTGCCGGTCGGCGCAACGCTGATTATGAAAGTCGAGATCGTACATCACGCCAAGCGTTGGGAGAGCATTGCGTCAGTCATCGTGCGACACGTCGTCGTGCGCACATCGTCCTATCTGGTTGGCGTGGAGATCACCGATATCGATGATGAAACCGCTCACTTCCTTAACGATTACGCCAACGGGCATGTGTAG